From Thermus tengchongensis, one genomic window encodes:
- a CDS encoding YbaB/EbfC family nucleoid-associated protein, whose protein sequence is MNLQKLLKEAQKAQKKAAEIQERLETMTVVGTAQGLVEVEANGHGKILALRLKPEALKTFADDPEGLEDLLLVAIQDAQKKAHELSEKEMARELGGVGQMLGKLF, encoded by the coding sequence ATGAACCTGCAGAAGCTCTTGAAGGAAGCGCAGAAAGCCCAGAAGAAAGCCGCTGAGATCCAGGAGCGGCTGGAAACCATGACCGTGGTGGGCACGGCCCAGGGCCTGGTGGAGGTGGAGGCCAACGGCCACGGCAAAATCCTCGCCCTGCGCCTCAAGCCCGAAGCCTTGAAGACCTTCGCCGACGACCCGGAGGGCCTGGAGGACCTCCTCCTGGTGGCCATCCAGGACGCCCAAAAGAAGGCCCACGAGCTTTCGGAGAAGGAGATGGCCCGGGAGCTTGGCGGCGTGGGGCAGATGCTGGGCAAGCTTTTCTAG